A window of the Lactuca sativa cultivar Salinas chromosome 7, Lsat_Salinas_v11, whole genome shotgun sequence genome harbors these coding sequences:
- the LOC111879797 gene encoding sugar transport protein 7 yields the protein MAGGSFAPGGVAKARADEYEGKVTTYVIVACIVAAVGGSIFGYDIGISGGVTSMDGFLKKFFPSVYEKKSHSHESNYCKFNDQGLAAFTSSLYLAGLVATLFASPVTRNYGRRISIICGGISFLVGAILNAASVNFGMLLSGRIMLGIGIGFGNQAIPLYLSEMAPTHLRGGLNMMFQLATTLGIFSANMINYGTSKLDQWGWRLSLGLAAVPALLMTIGGILLPETPNSLIEQGSKEKGRKVLERIRGTQNVDAEFEDMVDASELANSVKHPFRNILKKRNRPQLVMAICMPMFQILTGINSILFYAPVLFQSMGFKGNASLYSSALTGAVLALSTLVSIATVDRLGRRVLLIGGGIQMIVCQVIVGIILGLKFGNNQQLSEGYSIAVVIVICLFVAAFGWSWGPLGWTVPSEIFPLETRSAGQSITVAVNLFFTFIIAQSFLSLLCGLKFGLFLFFAGWITIMTIFVYIFLPETKGVPIEEMMLLWQRHWFWKKIISEDLGEDESFERQKNSLVLPRQAR from the exons GAGGAGTGACATCCATGGATGGATTCCTTAAAAAATTCTTCCCATCTGTCTATGAAAAGAAGTCACATTCCCATGAAAGCAACTATTGTAAGTTCAATGATCAAGGCCTTGCAGCCTTCACATCATCACTATACTTGGCTGGCCTAGTTGCAACACTATTTGCATCTCCTGTCACACGTAATTATGGCCGTCGGATCAGTATCATTTGTGGCGGAATCAGTTTTTTGGTGGGCGCAATCCTCAATGCCGCCTCGGTCAACTTTGGAATGCTTCTTTCCGGTCGAATCATGCTTGGGATTGGAATCGGCTTCGGTAATCAG GCAATACCACTTTATTTATCAGAAATGGCACCAACCCATTTAAGAGGAGGCTTAAACATGATGTTCCAATTAGCAACAACTCTCGGAATCTTCTCAGCAAACATGATAAACTACGGAACAAGTAAGCTCGATCAATGGGGGTGGCGGCTCTCTCTCGGCCTAGCGGCAGTCCCGGCGCTTCTAATGACAATCGGTGGCATTCTTCTCCCGGAGACACCCAACAGCTTAATCGAACAAGGATCAAAAGAAAAGGGGAGAAAAGTTTTAGAACGAATTCGAGGTACACAAAACGTTGACGCTGAGTTTGAAGACATGGTTGACGCGAGCGAGTTGGCTAACTCAGTGAAACATCCTTTTAGGAATATCTTGAAGAAGAGGAATCGACCTCAATTGGTTATGGCGATTTGTATGCCGATGTTTCAGATCCTTACTGGGATAAATTCGATCTTGTTTTATGCTCCGGTGTTGTTTCAGAGTATGGGTTTTAAAGGGAATGCTTCTCTTTATTCTTCTGCGTTGACCGGAGCTGTTCTTGCTCTTTCTACATTGGTATCTATCGCGACTGTTGATAGATTGGGTCGAAGAGTTTTGCTCATTGGTGGAGGCATACAAATGATCGTTTGTCag GTCATTGTAGGCATAATATTAGGGCTTAAATTTGGCAACAATCAACAACTCTCAGAGGGTTATTCGATTGCGGTAGTGATTGTAATTTGTCTGTTTGTGGCGGCCTTCGGGTGGTCGTGGGGCCCACTTGGTTGGACAGTGCCAAGTGAAATATTCCCATTAGAAACACGGTCAGCCGGTCAAAGCATTACGGTTGCAGTCAACCTCTTCTTCACTTTCATCATAGCACAATCTTTCCTCTCACTCCTTTGTGGTTTAAAATTTGGACTATTTTTGTTTTTTGCTGGATGGATTACTATAATGAcaatttttgtatatatttttctaCCGGAAACGAAAGGAGTTCCTATTGAAGAGATGATGTTGTTATGGCAAAGACATTGGTTTTGGAAGAAGATTATATCAGAAGATTTGGGGGAAGATGAGAGTTTTGAAAGGCAAAAGAATTCATTAGTGTTGCCACGGCAAGCTCGTTGA